One Microplitis demolitor isolate Queensland-Clemson2020A chromosome 2, iyMicDemo2.1a, whole genome shotgun sequence DNA segment encodes these proteins:
- the LOC103579616 gene encoding neuferricin: MVHKIKMWIPVILAIGWTLYLNDWTRAISYKLMNGDYVGAYQLYLGHKDKLFSKKELEKYNNIENGLYLSILGQVFDVTKGEQYYGKGNTYHAFVGRDASQAFITGDFTEKGLTDDLSSLTNAQAKSLDNWLKSYHEKYQYKGKLVGKFYDQYGVETLEFHNFKTKVSKAEAEQSDKDKINKKFPPCNVEWNPEGGTRFWCTNQSGGIPREWIGVPRQYYENPSSPQNRCACVDLKSQDYINSKGNFREYKDCAKDATECFVKN, encoded by the exons atggttcataaaataaaaatgtggatCCCGGTTATTTTAGCAATTGGATGGACACTTTATTTGAATGATTGGACAAGAgcaataagttataaattaatgaacgGTGATTATGTGGGTGcatatcaattatatttagggcacaaagataaattatttagtaaaaaagaattagagaaatataataacataGAAAATGGTTTGTATTTGTCTATTTTGGGACAAGTTTTTGATGTTACCAAAGGCGAACAATATTATGGTAAAGGAAACACTTATCACGCATTCgtag gacgTGACGCATCACAAGCATTTATAACCGGAGACTTTACAGAAAAAGGTCTAACTGATGATCTATCAAGTTTAACGAACGCACAAGCTAAATCATTAGACAACTGGTTAAAATCTTATCacgaaaaatatcaatataaag gtAAACTAGTTGGTAAATTTTACGACCAATACGGAGTCGAGACACTcgagtttcataattttaagaccAAGGTCTCAAAAGCTGAAGCTGAGCAGTCTGATAAAgacaaaataaacaaaaaatttccacctTGTAACGTTGAATGGAATCCAGAAGGAGGAACCAGATTCTGGTGTACCAATCAAag TGGAGGAATACCAAGAGAATGGATTGGAGTACCGAGACAGTATTACGAAAATCCATCGTCTCCACAAAATAGATGCGCGTGTGTCGATCTAAAAAGTCAAGACTATATAAATAGTAAAGGAAACTTCCGAGAATACAAAGACTGTGCTAAAGATGCTACTGAATGcttcgttaaaaattaa
- the LOC103579626 gene encoding FACT complex subunit spt16 isoform X1: MANVSLDKETFFRRMKRLYNGWKDGEVGTDDSFSKMDCLVSAVGTDEDIIYSKSMALQTWLLSYELTDTIMILAEDCICFLSSKKKIEFLRQVESGKTEETGVPPVKLFVRDKSDEDKANFGKLIDVIKGSKKGKTLGVFSKENYPGAFMDAWRAAIKPHSFDTIDVSAAAAYVMCPKEDVEILTIKKACVVSVDVFTKYLKDQIMEIIDSDKKVKHSKLAEGVDAAVTNKKYVTGVDVSQVDMCYPAIIQSGGNYTLKFSVVSDKNVLHFGVIICSLGARYKSYCSNIVRTLLVNPTSAIEENYNFLLQLQEEIMKKMAPNTKISAVYEAGIAFVKQEKPNMLEHLTKNFGFAMGIEFRESSLMIGAKTHALLKKGMVFNLHVGLSNLSNPEASDKEGKTYALFIGDTVVVGESGAPATVLTNSKKKVKNIGIYLKDEEEDEEEGSGKENEPKPEILGRGKRTAVIESKLRTEHSSEEKRKQHQKELARQLNEIAKARLAQQSGGKEQEKVRKSTVSYKSLNHMPREPEVKELKLYVDKKYETVILPIFGIPVPFHISTIKNISQSVEGDYTYLRINFFHPGATMGRNEGGSYPQPDATFVKEVTYRSTNTKEPGEISAPSSNLNTAFRLIKEVQKKFKNREAEEREKEDLVKQDTLVLSQNKGNPKLKDLYIRPNIVTKRMTGTLEAHSNGFRYTSVRGDKVDILYNNIKNAFFQPGDGEMIILLHFHLKHAIMFGKKKHVDVQFYTEVGEITTDLGKHQHMHDRDDLAAEQSERELRHKLKTAFKSFCEKVESLTKQEIEFDTPFRDLGFPGAPFRSTVLLQPTSGCLVHLTEWPPFVITLEDVELVHFERVQFHLKNFDMIFVFKDYHKKIAMVNAIPMNMLDHVKEWLNSCDIRYSEGVQSLNWAKIMKTITDDPEGFFESGGWTFLDPESDEENEEVDDEEEEDDDAYEPTDIESEEESDEDSDYSEASEDSESEEEELGSSEESGKDWSDLEREAAEEDNERSGYPVDTYSKNKKKSKHDTPSPSKNRHNSKHKSSSSSKNKSSSRDRDRRSSDKHRTDRSRSGRSHKKVSPSKSSKHSPKKSDRHDRHDKHKSHHSSSSSSKKRPRDDSSESRKSKKSRK, from the exons ATGGCGAACGTTTCTCTCGACAAAGAGACCTTTTTCCGGCGTATGAAACGCCTGTACAATGGCTGGAAG GATGGCGAAGTTGGCACTGATGACAGCTTCAGTAAAATGGACTGCCTCGTTTCAGCAGTCGGAACTGACGAGGACATCATCTACAGCAAGTCAATGGCCCTCCAG ACTTGGCTGCTCAGCTACGAGCTCACTGACACAATTATGATTCTCGCTGAAGACTGCATTTGTTTCTTGTcgagcaagaaaaaaattgagtttctACGTCAAGTCGAAAGCGGAAAGACTGAAGAAACTGGCGTCCCACCTGTCAAATTATTTGTCAGAGACAAA agcGATGAAGACAAAGCAAATTTCGGTAAACTGATCGACGTTATCAAAGGAAGTAAGAAAGGTAAAACGCTGGGggttttttcaaaagaaaattaccCTGGCGCGTTCATGGATGCGTGGAGAGCTGCCATAAAACCTCATTCATTTGATAcc ATCGACGTGAGTGCTGCAGCTGCTTACGTCATGTGTCCAAAAGAAGATGTTGAAATTTTGACGATTAAAAAAGCATGTGTGGTATCAGTTGATGTCTTTACCAAATACTTGAAGGACCAGATAATGGAGATCATTGACTCGGACAAGAAAGTAAAGCATTCAAAGTTAGCAGAGGGTGTTGACGCAGCTGTCACTAACAAGAAATATGTCACTGGAGTTGATGTTTCTCAGGTGGACATGTGCTACCCGGCGATAATACAGAGCGGGGGTAATTACACACTTAAATTTAGTGTCGTCAGTGACAAGAACGTGCTGCACTTTGGTGTGATAATTTGCTCTCTTGGAGCCAGATATAAATCTTACTGCTCCAATATCGTGCGCACACTGTTGGTAAATCCCACGAGTGCCATCGAGGAGAACTATAACTTTCTACTGCAGCTCCAGGAAGAAATTATGAAGAAGATGGCACCCAATACGAAGATCAGCGCAGTCTATGAAGCGGGAATCGCGTTTGTGAAGCAGGAGAAGCCAAATATGCTGGAACATTTGACTAAAAACTTTGGGTTCGCGATGGGAATCGAATTCCGCGAGAGTTCGCTGATGATCGGAGCCAAGACTCACGCTCTGCTGAAGAAGGGCATGGTCTTTAATCTCCATGTCGGTCTTTCTAACCTGAGCAATCCTGAGGCGAGCGACAAGGAAGGGAAGACTTACGCTCTGTTCATTGGAGACACTGTCGTCGTTGGAGAATCGGGAGCTCCCGCGACTGTGCTCACAAACTCCAAGAAGAAGGTCAAAAATAtcggaatttatttgaaggaCGAGGaggaagatgaagaagaaggAAGTGGGAAAGAGAATGAACCAAAACCTGAAATACTCGGCCGCGGAAAGAGGACGGCTGTGATCGAGTCGAAGCTGAGAACTGAGCACAGCTCGGAAGAGAAGCGGAAGCAGCACCAGAAGGAACTCGCGCGGCAGCTGAATGAAATTGCCAAGGCGCGATTGGCTCAACAGTCTGGTGGCAAAGAGCAGGAGAAGGTCCGCAAGTCGACTGTTTCTTACAAGAGTCTGAACCACATGCCCAGAGAGCCGGAAGTCAAAGAACTCAAGCTGTacgttgataaaaaatacgaGACGGTCATACTACCGATTTTTGGAATTCCCGTTCCGTTTCATATATCGACgatcaaaaatatatcacaGAGTGTCGAGGGCGACTACACGTACCTTAGGATCAACTTCTTCCATCCTGGAGCGACGATGGGACGGAACGAAGGCGGGTCCTATCCCCAGCCGGACGCGACCTTCGTCAAAGAAGTCACGTACCGCAGTACCAATACCAAAGAACCTGGAGAAATTTCCGCGCCTTCCTCAAATCTCAATACAGCCTTCAGATTGATCAAAGAAGTCCAGAAGAAGTTCAAGAACCGTGAGGCCGAGGAGCGGGAGAAAGAAGACCTAGTAAAACAAGACACTCTCGTCCTCTCACAAAACAAAGGAAATCCTAAGCTGAAAGATCTTTACATTCGGCCGAACATCGTCACCAAGAGGATGACTGGTACCCTGGAAGCTCATTCGAACGGATTCCGCTACACTTCAGTCCGTGGTGACAAAGTTGATATACTCTATAATAACATCAAGAACGCGTTCTTCCAACCAGGTGACGGAGAGATGATCATCCTTCTGCACTTCCATCTCAAGCATGCGATAATGTTCGGAAAGAAGAAGCACGTGGACGTGCAATTTTACACTGAGGTCGGTGAGATAACTACTGATCTAGGTAAGCACCAGCACATGCACGACCGGGATGATCTGGCTGCGGAGCAGTCGGAGCGCGAGCTGAGGCACAAATTGAAGACTGCCTTCAAGAGTTTTTGTGAGAAAGTTGAATCTCTTACGAAACAGGAAATCGAATTTGATACTCCGTTTAGAGATCTTGGATTCCCTGGTGCGCCTTTCAGAAGTACTGTCTTACTCCAGCCTACTAGTGGATGTCTTGTTCATTTAACAGAGTGGCCGCCATTTGTTATCACCCTCGAAGATGTTGAGCTCGTTCACTTCGAACGTGTGCAGTTCCACCTAAAGAACTTTGATATGATCTTCGTATTCAAAGATTACCACAAAAAAATAGCGATGGTTAACGCGATTCCTATGAATATGCTGGACCATGTCAAGGAATGGCTTAACTCGTGCGACATCCGGTACTCTGAAGGTGTCCAGTCACTCAACTGGGCGAAGATTATGAAGACTATCACTGACGATCCTGAAGGATTCTTCGAAAGCGGTGGCTGGACCTTCTTGGACCCTGAGAGCGACGAGGAGAACGAGGAGGTCGATGATGAAGAAGAGGAAGACGATGACGCGTACGAACCGACGGACATTGAGAGCGAGGAAGAGTCCGATGAAGACTCGGATTATTCTGAGGCTTCCGAGGACTCGGAGAGCGAAGAAGAAGAACTCGGAAGCTCAGAAGAGTCCGGCAAAGACTGGTCTGATCTAGAGCGCGAAGCCGCTGAAGAAGACAACGAACGCAGCGGCTATCCCGTGGATACCTACtctaaaaacaagaaaaagtCAAAGCACGACACTCCGTCACCCTCGAAAAACCGGCACAACTCCAAGCACAAGAGCTCCTCCAGCTCCAAAAACAAATCCAGCTCCAGAGACCGGGACCGCAGATCCTCTGACAAACacag AACGGACCGATCACGAAGCGGGAGATCACACAAGAAAGTGTCTCCTTCAAAATCGTCCAAACATAG CCCGAAGAAGAGCGACAGACACGACCGGCACGACAAGCACAAGTCCCATCACTCGTCCTCATCTTCCAGCAAAAAGCGGCCTCGCGATGACAGCTCGGAAAGCAGAAAGTCCAAAAAATCAAG gaAATAA
- the LOC103579626 gene encoding FACT complex subunit spt16 isoform X2, with protein MANVSLDKETFFRRMKRLYNGWKDGEVGTDDSFSKMDCLVSAVGTDEDIIYSKSMALQTWLLSYELTDTIMILAEDCICFLSSKKKIEFLRQVESGKTEETGVPPVKLFVRDKSDEDKANFGKLIDVIKGSKKGKTLGVFSKENYPGAFMDAWRAAIKPHSFDTIDVSAAAAYVMCPKEDVEILTIKKACVVSVDVFTKYLKDQIMEIIDSDKKVKHSKLAEGVDAAVTNKKYVTGVDVSQVDMCYPAIIQSGGNYTLKFSVVSDKNVLHFGVIICSLGARYKSYCSNIVRTLLVNPTSAIEENYNFLLQLQEEIMKKMAPNTKISAVYEAGIAFVKQEKPNMLEHLTKNFGFAMGIEFRESSLMIGAKTHALLKKGMVFNLHVGLSNLSNPEASDKEGKTYALFIGDTVVVGESGAPATVLTNSKKKVKNIGIYLKDEEEDEEEGSGKENEPKPEILGRGKRTAVIESKLRTEHSSEEKRKQHQKELARQLNEIAKARLAQQSGGKEQEKVRKSTVSYKSLNHMPREPEVKELKLYVDKKYETVILPIFGIPVPFHISTIKNISQSVEGDYTYLRINFFHPGATMGRNEGGSYPQPDATFVKEVTYRSTNTKEPGEISAPSSNLNTAFRLIKEVQKKFKNREAEEREKEDLVKQDTLVLSQNKGNPKLKDLYIRPNIVTKRMTGTLEAHSNGFRYTSVRGDKVDILYNNIKNAFFQPGDGEMIILLHFHLKHAIMFGKKKHVDVQFYTEVGEITTDLGKHQHMHDRDDLAAEQSERELRHKLKTAFKSFCEKVESLTKQEIEFDTPFRDLGFPGAPFRSTVLLQPTSGCLVHLTEWPPFVITLEDVELVHFERVQFHLKNFDMIFVFKDYHKKIAMVNAIPMNMLDHVKEWLNSCDIRYSEGVQSLNWAKIMKTITDDPEGFFESGGWTFLDPESDEENEEVDDEEEEDDDAYEPTDIESEEESDEDSDYSEASEDSESEEEELGSSEESGKDWSDLEREAAEEDNERSGYPVDTYSKNKKKSKHDTPSPSKNRHNSKHKSSSSSKNKSSSRDRDRRSSDKHSPKKSDRHDRHDKHKSHHSSSSSSKKRPRDDSSESRKSKKSRK; from the exons ATGGCGAACGTTTCTCTCGACAAAGAGACCTTTTTCCGGCGTATGAAACGCCTGTACAATGGCTGGAAG GATGGCGAAGTTGGCACTGATGACAGCTTCAGTAAAATGGACTGCCTCGTTTCAGCAGTCGGAACTGACGAGGACATCATCTACAGCAAGTCAATGGCCCTCCAG ACTTGGCTGCTCAGCTACGAGCTCACTGACACAATTATGATTCTCGCTGAAGACTGCATTTGTTTCTTGTcgagcaagaaaaaaattgagtttctACGTCAAGTCGAAAGCGGAAAGACTGAAGAAACTGGCGTCCCACCTGTCAAATTATTTGTCAGAGACAAA agcGATGAAGACAAAGCAAATTTCGGTAAACTGATCGACGTTATCAAAGGAAGTAAGAAAGGTAAAACGCTGGGggttttttcaaaagaaaattaccCTGGCGCGTTCATGGATGCGTGGAGAGCTGCCATAAAACCTCATTCATTTGATAcc ATCGACGTGAGTGCTGCAGCTGCTTACGTCATGTGTCCAAAAGAAGATGTTGAAATTTTGACGATTAAAAAAGCATGTGTGGTATCAGTTGATGTCTTTACCAAATACTTGAAGGACCAGATAATGGAGATCATTGACTCGGACAAGAAAGTAAAGCATTCAAAGTTAGCAGAGGGTGTTGACGCAGCTGTCACTAACAAGAAATATGTCACTGGAGTTGATGTTTCTCAGGTGGACATGTGCTACCCGGCGATAATACAGAGCGGGGGTAATTACACACTTAAATTTAGTGTCGTCAGTGACAAGAACGTGCTGCACTTTGGTGTGATAATTTGCTCTCTTGGAGCCAGATATAAATCTTACTGCTCCAATATCGTGCGCACACTGTTGGTAAATCCCACGAGTGCCATCGAGGAGAACTATAACTTTCTACTGCAGCTCCAGGAAGAAATTATGAAGAAGATGGCACCCAATACGAAGATCAGCGCAGTCTATGAAGCGGGAATCGCGTTTGTGAAGCAGGAGAAGCCAAATATGCTGGAACATTTGACTAAAAACTTTGGGTTCGCGATGGGAATCGAATTCCGCGAGAGTTCGCTGATGATCGGAGCCAAGACTCACGCTCTGCTGAAGAAGGGCATGGTCTTTAATCTCCATGTCGGTCTTTCTAACCTGAGCAATCCTGAGGCGAGCGACAAGGAAGGGAAGACTTACGCTCTGTTCATTGGAGACACTGTCGTCGTTGGAGAATCGGGAGCTCCCGCGACTGTGCTCACAAACTCCAAGAAGAAGGTCAAAAATAtcggaatttatttgaaggaCGAGGaggaagatgaagaagaaggAAGTGGGAAAGAGAATGAACCAAAACCTGAAATACTCGGCCGCGGAAAGAGGACGGCTGTGATCGAGTCGAAGCTGAGAACTGAGCACAGCTCGGAAGAGAAGCGGAAGCAGCACCAGAAGGAACTCGCGCGGCAGCTGAATGAAATTGCCAAGGCGCGATTGGCTCAACAGTCTGGTGGCAAAGAGCAGGAGAAGGTCCGCAAGTCGACTGTTTCTTACAAGAGTCTGAACCACATGCCCAGAGAGCCGGAAGTCAAAGAACTCAAGCTGTacgttgataaaaaatacgaGACGGTCATACTACCGATTTTTGGAATTCCCGTTCCGTTTCATATATCGACgatcaaaaatatatcacaGAGTGTCGAGGGCGACTACACGTACCTTAGGATCAACTTCTTCCATCCTGGAGCGACGATGGGACGGAACGAAGGCGGGTCCTATCCCCAGCCGGACGCGACCTTCGTCAAAGAAGTCACGTACCGCAGTACCAATACCAAAGAACCTGGAGAAATTTCCGCGCCTTCCTCAAATCTCAATACAGCCTTCAGATTGATCAAAGAAGTCCAGAAGAAGTTCAAGAACCGTGAGGCCGAGGAGCGGGAGAAAGAAGACCTAGTAAAACAAGACACTCTCGTCCTCTCACAAAACAAAGGAAATCCTAAGCTGAAAGATCTTTACATTCGGCCGAACATCGTCACCAAGAGGATGACTGGTACCCTGGAAGCTCATTCGAACGGATTCCGCTACACTTCAGTCCGTGGTGACAAAGTTGATATACTCTATAATAACATCAAGAACGCGTTCTTCCAACCAGGTGACGGAGAGATGATCATCCTTCTGCACTTCCATCTCAAGCATGCGATAATGTTCGGAAAGAAGAAGCACGTGGACGTGCAATTTTACACTGAGGTCGGTGAGATAACTACTGATCTAGGTAAGCACCAGCACATGCACGACCGGGATGATCTGGCTGCGGAGCAGTCGGAGCGCGAGCTGAGGCACAAATTGAAGACTGCCTTCAAGAGTTTTTGTGAGAAAGTTGAATCTCTTACGAAACAGGAAATCGAATTTGATACTCCGTTTAGAGATCTTGGATTCCCTGGTGCGCCTTTCAGAAGTACTGTCTTACTCCAGCCTACTAGTGGATGTCTTGTTCATTTAACAGAGTGGCCGCCATTTGTTATCACCCTCGAAGATGTTGAGCTCGTTCACTTCGAACGTGTGCAGTTCCACCTAAAGAACTTTGATATGATCTTCGTATTCAAAGATTACCACAAAAAAATAGCGATGGTTAACGCGATTCCTATGAATATGCTGGACCATGTCAAGGAATGGCTTAACTCGTGCGACATCCGGTACTCTGAAGGTGTCCAGTCACTCAACTGGGCGAAGATTATGAAGACTATCACTGACGATCCTGAAGGATTCTTCGAAAGCGGTGGCTGGACCTTCTTGGACCCTGAGAGCGACGAGGAGAACGAGGAGGTCGATGATGAAGAAGAGGAAGACGATGACGCGTACGAACCGACGGACATTGAGAGCGAGGAAGAGTCCGATGAAGACTCGGATTATTCTGAGGCTTCCGAGGACTCGGAGAGCGAAGAAGAAGAACTCGGAAGCTCAGAAGAGTCCGGCAAAGACTGGTCTGATCTAGAGCGCGAAGCCGCTGAAGAAGACAACGAACGCAGCGGCTATCCCGTGGATACCTACtctaaaaacaagaaaaagtCAAAGCACGACACTCCGTCACCCTCGAAAAACCGGCACAACTCCAAGCACAAGAGCTCCTCCAGCTCCAAAAACAAATCCAGCTCCAGAGACCGGGACCGCAGATCCTCTGACAAACacag CCCGAAGAAGAGCGACAGACACGACCGGCACGACAAGCACAAGTCCCATCACTCGTCCTCATCTTCCAGCAAAAAGCGGCCTCGCGATGACAGCTCGGAAAGCAGAAAGTCCAAAAAATCAAG gaAATAA
- the LOC103579638 gene encoding uncharacterized protein LOC103579638, with protein MKGLVLAVLAVVIYTVSGFPQKDGQAFSSEAINQARNTLLIPKDAQIQHVQEGIELVARESIPGDEKIDLFAILRDVVPREVVDNLQPQIDGIGQHH; from the coding sequence atgAAAGGACTAGTACTAGCAGTACTTGCCGTAGTAATCTACACAGTATCTGGATTTCCTCAAAAAGACGGTCAAGCATTCAGCAGCGAAGCAATAAACCAGGCGAGAAACACTTTACTGATCCCAAAGGACGCTCAGATCCAGCATGTCCAAGAAGGCATTGAACTGGTGGCCCGTGAGTCGATCCCCGGGGACGAGAAGATAGATCTCTTTGCGATTCTCAGGGATGTAGTTCCTCGAGAAGTCGTCGACAACCTCCAGCCTCAAATCGACGGAATCGGCCAGCACCACTAA